A DNA window from Anaerocolumna sp. AGMB13020 contains the following coding sequences:
- a CDS encoding PRD domain-containing protein, whose amino-acid sequence MRLFAQRLLTDCQMPEESNDLLYHQIISNCKKEHACVKKVGKYIQERFQTALTATEELYLTIHIHRVLGEYNQKKGGTAEI is encoded by the coding sequence TTGAGGCTTTTTGCCCAAAGGCTGCTTACAGACTGCCAGATGCCGGAGGAATCAAATGACCTTTTGTATCATCAAATAATATCCAATTGCAAAAAGGAACATGCCTGTGTGAAGAAGGTTGGAAAGTATATTCAGGAAAGGTTCCAAACAGCTTTGACGGCTACCGAAGAATTATATCTGACAATCCATATTCACAGAGTACTGGGAGAGTACAATCAAAAAAAAGGAGGCACGGCAGAAATATAG
- a CDS encoding pyrimidine-nucleoside phosphorylase — translation MNMYDLITKKKNGQALTEDEITFIVDGFTKGTIPDYQMSAFLMAVCLKGMNKEETIALTMAMAASGDMLDLSEIEGVKVDKHSTGGVGDKTSMVLSPMVASLGIPVAKMSGRGLGHTGGTIDKLESFEGFSTAIPTEQFIANVNRMKMAIVGQTANLAPADKKIYALRDVTATVDNISLIASSIMSKKIASGADVIVLDVKTGSGAFMKTLDESIALAQAMVEIGNGVGRETFAVITDMNEPLGNAVGNSIEVKEAIDTLNGKGPKDLLEVSLTLGSYMVYGAGKAATVEEARKALEATITDRTALDKFAEFVRAQGGDDSSVYDTDKFPKATIIEEVKALTEGYVTSIITDEIGMTSLVLGGGRETKDSEIDLAVGIEIVKKIGDKINKGDTLAVLYGNVPAKVEAARQRLLGAYVIGSQQVEPVKYIYGIVTRDGLKLF, via the coding sequence GTACAATTCCCGATTATCAGATGTCAGCCTTTTTAATGGCAGTATGCTTAAAAGGCATGAACAAGGAAGAGACCATAGCTTTGACCATGGCTATGGCAGCCAGTGGAGATATGTTGGACCTTTCAGAAATTGAAGGGGTTAAGGTGGATAAACACAGTACCGGTGGAGTGGGAGATAAGACTTCCATGGTGCTCTCTCCTATGGTGGCATCACTGGGGATTCCGGTTGCCAAGATGTCAGGCAGAGGGCTGGGGCATACAGGCGGTACCATTGACAAGCTGGAGAGCTTTGAAGGATTTTCAACGGCTATTCCAACGGAACAGTTTATCGCCAATGTCAACCGCATGAAGATGGCAATTGTAGGACAGACAGCGAATCTTGCTCCGGCGGATAAGAAAATTTATGCTTTAAGAGATGTAACAGCCACAGTGGACAATATTTCATTAATAGCCAGCAGTATCATGAGTAAAAAAATTGCCTCCGGTGCAGATGTAATTGTACTGGATGTAAAGACAGGCAGTGGCGCATTTATGAAGACTTTGGATGAATCCATTGCATTAGCCCAGGCTATGGTGGAAATTGGTAACGGTGTTGGAAGAGAGACGTTCGCCGTAATTACAGATATGAATGAGCCCCTTGGAAATGCAGTGGGTAATTCCATTGAAGTAAAAGAAGCCATTGATACCTTAAATGGAAAAGGGCCAAAGGATCTTCTGGAAGTAAGCTTAACCCTTGGAAGCTATATGGTTTATGGTGCCGGGAAAGCTGCAACGGTAGAAGAGGCAAGAAAAGCCTTGGAAGCTACGATAACAGACCGTACAGCCTTGGATAAATTTGCGGAATTTGTACGTGCACAGGGTGGGGATGACAGTTCTGTATATGATACGGATAAATTCCCTAAAGCAACTATCATAGAAGAAGTTAAGGCTCTTACAGAGGGTTATGTTACCTCTATTATAACAGATGAGATCGGAATGACTTCCCTTGTTTTAGGCGGTGGAAGAGAAACAAAGGATAGCGAAATTGATTTAGCAGTTGGAATTGAGATTGTTAAAAAAATCGGTGATAAGATCAATAAAGGAGATACTCTTGCAGTGCTTTATGGCAATGTTCCTGCGAAGGTTGAGGCAGCAAGACAAAGGCTGCTTGGAGCTTATGTTATAGGTTCACAGCAGGTAGAGCCGGTGAAGTATATTTACGGTATTGTTACCAGAGACGGACTTAAATTGTTCTGA
- a CDS encoding family 43 glycosylhydrolase produces the protein MNRDNFKETYYNKPLITERADPYVYLHSDGYYYFTASVPAYDKIILRKAKELKGLAAAEEQVIWNKHESGLMSYHIWAPELHYIDGNWYIYFAAGEKEDIWRIRPYVLTCKEADPATGSWEELGPMQSTDEDEFSFRSFSLDATVFENNGRNYYVWAEKVGVGKMISNLYIAELETPWKLKTVQVLLTTPDYSWERVGYWVDEGPAVLKRDNRIFLTFSSSATGECYCVGMLYADTASDLLDPISWRKLNQPVLTSDREKGVFGPGHNSFTKSEDGTKDIMVFHARQYDEIIGDSLRDPGRHAMLLEVKWDDRNMPVFSLENKINP, from the coding sequence ATGAACAGAGATAACTTTAAAGAAACCTATTATAACAAACCCTTAATAACCGAAAGGGCTGATCCCTATGTATATCTGCATAGTGATGGATATTATTACTTCACTGCATCTGTACCTGCCTATGATAAAATTATACTTCGTAAAGCCAAGGAACTGAAAGGGCTTGCAGCTGCTGAGGAGCAGGTTATATGGAACAAACATGAAAGTGGTCTTATGAGCTACCATATATGGGCGCCGGAGCTTCACTATATAGATGGGAACTGGTACATCTACTTTGCAGCCGGTGAGAAAGAGGATATCTGGCGAATCAGACCTTATGTATTGACCTGTAAAGAAGCTGATCCGGCAACCGGCAGTTGGGAGGAGCTTGGCCCGATGCAGAGTACCGATGAGGATGAGTTTTCCTTCCGGTCTTTTTCCCTGGATGCAACGGTATTTGAAAATAACGGCAGGAATTATTATGTATGGGCAGAAAAAGTAGGTGTTGGTAAGATGATATCCAACCTGTATATCGCTGAATTAGAAACACCCTGGAAATTAAAGACAGTTCAAGTGCTCTTAACTACCCCGGATTACAGTTGGGAAAGGGTAGGCTACTGGGTAGACGAAGGTCCGGCGGTGTTGAAACGCGACAACCGGATTTTCCTTACCTTTTCATCCAGCGCTACCGGAGAATGTTATTGCGTGGGAATGCTTTATGCAGATACAGCCTCTGACCTGTTAGACCCAATATCCTGGAGAAAACTGAATCAACCGGTACTTACTTCTGATAGAGAAAAAGGAGTTTTCGGGCCTGGACATAACAGCTTCACGAAATCGGAAGATGGTACAAAAGACATTATGGTATTCCATGCCCGACAATATGATGAGATAATTGGCGACAGTTTAAGGGATCCGGGAAGACATGCCATGCTGCTGGAAGTGAAATGGGATGATCGCAATATGCCGGTATTTTCCCTGGAGAATAAAATAAATCCTTAG
- a CDS encoding YmaF family protein: MHYIKLRMNSNDSQYKNHVHEVQGYVKMAEDKHYHKFSFVTGEAVFTGNGEHYHEIAFHTDNAEGHFHTFEGKTYRAVPMGDRHVHYLEGDTSNENGHRHGFRLVTLMNNPTDIL, translated from the coding sequence TTGCATTATATAAAATTAAGAATGAATAGCAATGACTCACAATATAAGAATCATGTGCATGAAGTGCAGGGATATGTGAAGATGGCAGAAGATAAGCACTATCACAAATTTTCTTTTGTTACCGGAGAGGCTGTGTTTACAGGGAATGGTGAACATTATCATGAAATTGCCTTTCATACGGATAATGCGGAGGGACATTTTCACACTTTTGAGGGAAAGACTTATAGGGCTGTACCCATGGGCGACAGACATGTACATTACCTGGAAGGAGATACCTCTAACGAGAATGGGCACAGACATGGCTTTCGTCTGGTTACATTAATGAATAATCCCACAGACATTTTATAG
- a CDS encoding ArsR/SmtB family transcription factor, with protein sequence MLHIKTLDEGLDVFKALGSDVRITIIKLLLKNKGMNMNELASSLNITNGALTSHIKKLEDCGIVSIVNESAGHGNQKKCMVYLDKILIEFETEEYRKNIYETEIRVGHYTDFQIYPTCGLATASQLIGEVDDPRYFAHPGRVDSDILWFTKGYVEYVIPNFVPAYQKIDQISISAELSSEAPGINNVWPSDIYFSLNGTTIGMWTSPGDFGDVKGIFTPDWWYNNWNQYGMLKNITINNTGTYLDGIQISNISLKEFNFDYKSTIKFRLSVKEDSEHVGGLTIFGRNFGNYNQNMNVRIHFSPQEDNLPLTSN encoded by the coding sequence ATGCTGCACATTAAAACCCTGGATGAAGGCCTGGATGTTTTTAAAGCACTTGGTTCCGATGTGAGAATCACCATAATTAAATTGTTACTGAAAAACAAGGGTATGAATATGAATGAGCTGGCTTCCAGCTTAAACATTACCAACGGTGCACTGACGAGCCATATTAAAAAGCTGGAGGATTGCGGAATTGTCTCCATTGTCAATGAATCAGCTGGTCACGGCAATCAAAAGAAATGTATGGTTTATCTGGATAAGATACTGATTGAATTCGAGACGGAAGAATACAGAAAGAACATCTATGAAACTGAGATACGTGTAGGTCATTATACTGATTTTCAGATATATCCCACCTGCGGACTTGCAACTGCCTCTCAGCTTATTGGTGAAGTAGACGATCCCAGATACTTTGCTCATCCCGGCAGAGTGGATTCAGATATTTTATGGTTTACAAAGGGTTATGTAGAATATGTGATTCCCAATTTTGTTCCTGCGTACCAGAAAATCGATCAGATATCCATCTCTGCCGAACTTAGTTCAGAGGCCCCTGGTATTAACAATGTCTGGCCTTCTGATATCTATTTTTCTTTAAACGGTACAACCATCGGTATGTGGACGAGTCCCGGAGATTTCGGGGATGTCAAAGGAATCTTCACACCAGACTGGTGGTATAACAACTGGAATCAATATGGAATGCTTAAGAATATTACAATAAATAATACCGGCACATATCTTGACGGTATCCAGATATCAAATATTTCTTTAAAGGAATTTAATTTTGACTATAAGAGTACAATTAAATTCCGCTTATCTGTTAAGGAAGACTCCGAGCATGTAGGTGGCTTAACCATATTTGGCAGAAACTTCGGCAATTATAATCAGAATATGAATGTACGAATCCATTTCAGCCCCCAAGAAGATAACCTTCCGTTAACTTCCAATTAG
- a CDS encoding MFS transporter, whose translation MKKISKYQEIIFLAMVSLFWFAQYVYMPYQTMYLTAYGVTSSFVGVVIGAYGISQLLLRFPIGLMADSAGRHKLFIVTGALAAGMASLIRIFWPGGAGFLAANLLSGLASSMWISFMVFYTNCYVDNQQQTATSRIILFNNLGILLGFVTSALLYDWLGMQTICILSFAAGALAFCLGLLIKEPKENHETIAVRKLIKICLNKRIWMFAFIALIQQGIQLSTTMSFTSQILRDLGATGAKVGLASIVYMISAVGFSGFASSRFCVKRGPKFWIPLVLVFIALYCILVPSVNSVPVIFLLQILPGMSTGILFSFATSEAMKEVPKEKKSTAMGFFQAFYAIGMTLFPVLTGDIASRFNIRTAYFVLAGIAVMGCFFVLYFYISKDKLKKVVRH comes from the coding sequence GTGAAGAAAATTTCTAAATATCAGGAGATAATATTCCTGGCAATGGTATCATTATTCTGGTTTGCGCAATATGTTTATATGCCATATCAGACCATGTATTTAACGGCATATGGAGTCACAAGCAGTTTTGTGGGAGTAGTAATAGGGGCATATGGAATATCACAATTACTGCTTCGTTTTCCTATCGGGTTAATGGCAGATTCCGCAGGACGGCATAAGCTGTTTATTGTGACTGGTGCATTGGCAGCAGGAATGGCTTCCCTTATAAGAATTTTTTGGCCTGGAGGTGCGGGATTTCTGGCAGCGAACCTTTTATCCGGGCTTGCTTCCTCTATGTGGATATCTTTTATGGTATTCTATACCAACTGTTATGTAGATAATCAGCAGCAGACTGCAACCAGCCGTATCATCCTCTTTAATAATTTGGGCATTCTTTTGGGATTTGTCACCAGTGCACTACTTTATGACTGGCTGGGTATGCAAACGATCTGTATTTTAAGTTTTGCGGCAGGCGCACTTGCATTTTGTCTGGGTCTGCTGATAAAAGAACCAAAGGAAAACCATGAAACCATAGCTGTGAGGAAATTGATAAAAATATGTTTGAATAAAAGGATCTGGATGTTTGCCTTTATTGCCCTGATTCAGCAAGGAATCCAATTGTCAACGACCATGTCGTTTACTTCTCAGATATTGAGAGATTTAGGAGCAACAGGAGCAAAAGTAGGGCTGGCGTCCATTGTCTATATGATTTCTGCTGTCGGTTTTTCGGGATTTGCTTCCTCGAGGTTCTGTGTTAAGAGAGGACCAAAGTTTTGGATTCCTTTGGTATTGGTATTTATCGCATTGTACTGTATTCTGGTACCAAGCGTAAATTCTGTCCCTGTTATTTTCCTGCTTCAAATATTACCTGGTATGTCCACGGGAATTCTTTTTTCTTTTGCAACCTCAGAAGCCATGAAAGAGGTGCCAAAAGAAAAAAAATCAACTGCTATGGGATTCTTTCAGGCATTTTATGCTATAGGAATGACACTGTTTCCTGTTCTTACCGGGGATATAGCATCCAGATTTAATATACGGACCGCATATTTTGTATTGGCTGGAATTGCAGTTATGGGTTGCTTTTTTGTATTATATTTTTACATATCAAAAGATAAGTTAAAAAAAGTTGTTAGGCATTGA